In Xanthomonas theicola, a single genomic region encodes these proteins:
- a CDS encoding helix-turn-helix domain-containing protein, which produces MEVFVRTPDNGSLTAAASDLGMSAQMAGRYLKALEERLGVTLIVRQTRHQHLSEAGASFLGPVNTSEAHQRPGRS; this is translated from the coding sequence ATGGAGGTATTCGTTCGTACCCCCGATAACGGCTCGTTGACGGCTGCGGCTTCGGATCTCGGGATGAGCGCCCAGATGGCGGGGCGATACCTTAAGGCGCTTGAGGAGCGGCTCGGAGTCACATTAATCGTTCGTCAAACCCGTCACCAGCACCTTTCGGAGGCTGGGGCGTCTTTCCTAGGGCCTGTTAACACATCCGAAGCCCATCAACGACCAGGACGAAGCTGA
- a CDS encoding SDR family NAD(P)-dependent oxidoreductase, whose protein sequence is MSKLSGKIAVVVGGHGGIGGAIAERFAAEGATVYATSRRAEETVAELGSGRLCARRVDASDLTALAAFFEAVSNEVGRVDVLAINAGISKFATLDDISEDHFDRTFDLNVRALLFATKAATAIMPDGGSIVLVGSIADAIGTKGYGVYGATKAAVRSFARTWANELAPRNIRVNVVAPGPTDTAMMAAASDEVRETLTKLIPLGRMGRADEVASAALFLAGDQSSFITGAELPVDGGMAQV, encoded by the coding sequence ATGAGCAAACTTTCAGGAAAAATCGCCGTCGTGGTCGGTGGCCATGGCGGCATCGGTGGCGCTATTGCAGAGCGGTTCGCGGCGGAAGGCGCCACCGTTTACGCCACAAGTCGTCGCGCCGAAGAAACGGTGGCCGAGCTTGGGAGCGGCAGGCTGTGCGCGCGTCGCGTCGATGCTTCCGATTTGACGGCGCTCGCCGCCTTCTTCGAGGCGGTGAGCAATGAGGTCGGACGAGTGGACGTGCTAGCCATCAACGCCGGCATCTCCAAGTTCGCGACCCTCGACGACATCAGCGAGGATCATTTTGACCGGACCTTCGACCTCAACGTGCGCGCCCTGCTGTTTGCCACCAAGGCTGCGACGGCGATCATGCCGGATGGTGGCTCGATCGTGTTGGTGGGCTCGATCGCCGACGCGATCGGCACCAAAGGCTATGGCGTCTACGGGGCAACCAAGGCCGCCGTGCGCTCGTTCGCGCGGACCTGGGCCAATGAGCTGGCGCCTCGCAACATCCGCGTCAACGTCGTGGCACCGGGACCAACCGACACCGCCATGATGGCGGCGGCGTCCGACGAGGTGCGCGAGACGCTGACGAAGCTGATCCCGCTCGGCCGTATGGGTCGTGCCGACGAAGTGGCCTCGGCCGCGCTGTTCCTCGCCGGCGACCAAAGCAGCTTCATCACCGGGGCCGAGCTGCCAGTCGACGGCGGCATGGCGCAAGTCTGA
- the bioD gene encoding dethiobiotin synthase — protein sequence MTVPAFYVAGTDTGIGKTVASTALLHALRARGQTAVGMKPVASGCVAGADGWRNEDALALQAASAPRPDYADLNPYALPLPLAPELAAAAAGARVELAPIAAAFARLRGQADTVVVEGVGGWAAPLSATLDQADLARALALPVLLVVGLRLGCLNHARLTAAAIAADGLCCIGWIGNEIDPAMQCIDANMAMLQARLPMPCWGRLPYRPHPDPAALAAALHPWPRAAQ from the coding sequence ATGACCGTTCCCGCCTTCTACGTCGCCGGAACCGATACCGGCATCGGCAAGACCGTCGCCAGTACCGCGCTACTGCATGCGCTGCGCGCGCGCGGCCAGACGGCGGTGGGCATGAAGCCGGTGGCCAGCGGCTGCGTGGCCGGTGCGGACGGCTGGCGCAACGAGGACGCGCTGGCGCTGCAGGCGGCCAGCGCGCCGCGGCCGGACTACGCCGACCTCAATCCCTATGCCTTGCCGCTGCCGCTGGCGCCGGAACTGGCCGCCGCGGCGGCCGGCGCGCGCGTGGAGCTGGCGCCGATCGCCGCCGCCTTCGCGCGCCTGCGCGGCCAGGCCGACACGGTGGTGGTGGAAGGCGTGGGCGGCTGGGCGGCGCCGCTGTCGGCGACGCTGGACCAGGCCGACCTGGCGCGGGCGCTGGCGCTGCCGGTGCTGTTGGTCGTCGGGCTGCGCCTGGGCTGCCTCAACCACGCCCGGCTCACCGCCGCGGCGATCGCTGCCGATGGCCTGTGCTGCATCGGCTGGATCGGCAACGAGATCGATCCGGCGATGCAGTGCATCGATGCCAACATGGCGATGTTGCAGGCGCGGCTGCCGATGCCGTGCTGGGGGCGGCTGCCGTACCGGCCGCATCCGGATCCGGCCGCGCTGGCGGCGGCGTTGCATCCATGGCCGCGCGCAGCGCAGTAG
- a CDS encoding IS5 family transposase — protein MQLSFGDAEYNGKRKQTRRERLLAEMDQVVPWKDLLALIAPHYPKSGHPGRQPYPLETMLRIHFLQQWYALSDPGAEEALYDTASMRRFARIGGLDEVPDETTILNFRRLLETHDLARTLFNRVNAHLSRKGQSLRGGTIVDATIIAAPSSTKNKNGERDPEMHQTKKGNQYYFGMKAHIGVDDESGLVHHLECTAANAADITQAHKLLHGKEDTVCGDSGYTGLAKREEMASKRKLRYLIAEKPSKLKQIKSKRELKWAQRWEHAKASLRAKVEHPFRVIKRQFGYVKVRYRGLAKNTAQVLTLFALSNLWLKRKQLLPVVGRVCL, from the coding sequence ATGCAATTGTCTTTCGGCGACGCGGAGTACAACGGCAAGCGCAAGCAGACGCGGCGCGAAAGGTTGCTGGCCGAGATGGATCAGGTGGTGCCGTGGAAAGACCTGCTGGCGCTGATCGCGCCGCACTATCCGAAGTCGGGCCATCCGGGCCGTCAGCCGTACCCGCTGGAGACAATGCTGCGCATCCACTTTCTGCAGCAGTGGTACGCACTGAGCGACCCGGGCGCGGAAGAAGCCTTGTACGACACGGCGTCGATGCGCCGTTTCGCCAGGATCGGCGGGTTGGATGAGGTGCCGGACGAGACCACGATCCTCAACTTCCGCCGGTTGCTGGAGACGCACGATCTGGCGCGCACGCTGTTCAACCGGGTCAACGCGCACCTATCGCGCAAGGGCCAGAGCCTGCGCGGCGGCACCATCGTGGACGCCACGATCATTGCCGCGCCCAGCTCGACCAAGAACAAGAACGGCGAGCGCGACCCGGAAATGCACCAGACCAAGAAGGGCAATCAGTACTACTTCGGGATGAAAGCGCACATCGGCGTGGACGATGAGTCCGGGCTGGTGCACCACTTGGAATGCACGGCGGCCAACGCCGCAGATATCACCCAGGCGCACAAGCTGCTGCACGGCAAGGAAGACACGGTATGCGGCGACAGCGGCTACACCGGGCTGGCCAAGCGCGAGGAGATGGCGAGCAAGCGCAAGCTGCGCTATCTGATCGCGGAGAAGCCCTCGAAGCTGAAGCAGATCAAGAGCAAGCGCGAATTGAAGTGGGCACAGCGCTGGGAGCACGCCAAGGCCAGCCTGAGGGCGAAGGTGGAGCATCCGTTCCGGGTGATCAAGCGCCAGTTTGGCTACGTCAAGGTGCGCTATCGCGGCCTGGCGAAGAACACGGCGCAAGTGCTGACGCTGTTTGCGCTGTCGAACCTGTGGCTGAAGCGAAAGCAGTTGCTGCCTGTCGTGGGGAGGGTGTGCCTGTAA
- a CDS encoding GAF domain-containing protein, which produces MFASSSLTGSKPEQYAQLLAQARALVGGEPDRIANAANLAALVYHALPRLNWVGFYLYDGKELVVGPFQGLPACVRIPLHKGVCGAAASSGQTQRIADVEAFPGHIACDAASRSELVVPLLRDGTLVGVFDLDSPDLARFDEDDQHGLEAIARVYVEALRMSPR; this is translated from the coding sequence ATGTTCGCGTCCTCTTCGCTCACCGGCAGCAAGCCGGAGCAGTACGCCCAACTGCTCGCCCAGGCCCGCGCCCTGGTCGGCGGCGAGCCCGACCGCATCGCCAATGCCGCCAACCTGGCGGCATTGGTGTACCACGCGCTGCCGCGGCTGAACTGGGTCGGCTTCTATCTATACGACGGCAAGGAACTGGTGGTGGGGCCATTCCAGGGCCTGCCCGCCTGCGTGCGCATTCCGCTGCACAAGGGCGTGTGCGGCGCCGCCGCCAGTAGCGGCCAGACCCAGCGCATCGCCGATGTCGAGGCCTTTCCCGGGCATATCGCCTGCGATGCGGCGTCGCGCTCGGAACTGGTGGTGCCGCTGCTGCGCGATGGCACGTTGGTCGGCGTGTTCGACCTGGACAGTCCGGACCTGGCGCGCTTCGACGAGGATGACCAGCACGGCCTGGAGGCGATCGCCCGGGTCTACGTCGAGGCACTGCGGATGAGCCCGCGATGA
- a CDS encoding VOC family protein: protein MILKTYTRIFTTDLESTVATLKAVHGTEPHLRLNYDPLTLVGIGDVLAIGGTDEALEPIRGSLGPWIVEDIDDARGKLLANGASVMRDIKDIPTGRMMYMKHADGSVVEYVQWAPELVEQHIFAPLRAGTPASQI from the coding sequence ATGATCCTCAAGACCTACACCCGCATCTTCACGACGGACCTCGAGTCCACCGTGGCAACGCTCAAGGCAGTCCACGGCACGGAGCCGCATCTCAGGCTCAACTACGACCCCTTGACTCTTGTCGGGATTGGCGACGTGCTCGCGATTGGCGGAACGGACGAGGCGCTGGAGCCGATCCGCGGCAGCCTCGGTCCTTGGATCGTGGAGGACATTGACGACGCCAGGGGCAAGCTCCTCGCGAACGGCGCATCCGTGATGCGCGACATTAAAGACATCCCGACCGGACGAATGATGTACATGAAGCATGCGGACGGCAGCGTGGTCGAGTACGTCCAGTGGGCGCCCGAGCTGGTCGAGCAGCACATCTTCGCACCGCTGCGCGCAGGGACGCCGGCCTCGCAGATCTGA
- a CDS encoding IS5 family transposase (programmed frameshift), protein MEITPAQSSLIEHCLPAQRGNVSMTNLQVVNAILYVAEHGCKWRGLPKRFGNWHTVYTRMNRWAKAGVLDRMLAQLQKSQIVRIEIEAISLDSTSIKVHPDGTGAFKKNGPQAVGKSRGGWNTKIHMVAADARTAITFGLTPGNVHDAPAGRTLLEHLGPVERPIHLLMDRAYEGNQTRQLALDLGFVPVVPPKSNRVEPWEYNREMYKRRNEVERLFRRLKGYRRIFSRFEKLDAMFLGFLSFVLVVDGLRMC, encoded by the exons ATGGAGATCACGCCAGCACAATCTTCCCTAATCGAACACTGCCTGCCGGCACAGCGCGGCAATGTCAGCATGACCAACCTGCAAGTGGTCAACGCCATCCTTTACGTTGCCGAGCATGGCTGCAAATGGCGCGGCCTGCCCAAGCGCTTTGGCAACTGGCACACGGTGTACACACGCATGAACCGCTGGGCCAAGGCGGGTGTGCTGGACCGGATGTTGGCCCAATTGCAGAAGTCCCAGATCGTGCGCATCGAAATCGAAGCAATCTCGCTGGACTCCACCAGCATCAAGGTGCATCCCGATGGCACGGGCGCAT TTAAAAAAAACGGTCCGCAGGCCGTCGGCAAGTCCCGCGGTGGATGGAACACCAAGATTCATATGGTTGCCGCAGATGCTCGAACAGCCATCACCTTTGGATTGACGCCTGGTAACGTGCATGACGCACCTGCAGGCCGCACGTTGCTTGAACACCTGGGGCCGGTGGAGCGGCCGATTCATTTGTTGATGGACCGTGCCTACGAAGGCAACCAAACCCGCCAGTTGGCGCTCGATCTTGGCTTCGTGCCGGTGGTCCCGCCGAAATCCAATCGGGTCGAGCCTTGGGAATACAACCGGGAGATGTACAAGCGGCGCAACGAAGTGGAGAGACTGTTCCGTCGCCTGAAAGGCTACCGCCGGATTTTCTCGCGCTTCGAGAAGCTGGATGCCATGTTCCTTGGATTCCTCAGCTTCGTCCTGGTCGTTGATGGGCTTCGGATGTGTTAA
- a CDS encoding LysR family transcriptional regulator, producing MLDGVSLDQLRTFIAAVDHGSFSAAGRALGRAQSVVSQAIGNLEGQLGVMLFQRVGRYPQLTSEGTHLVADARRIVTGADGLKAKARSFVSGLEPELSIVVDVMFPQACLTHALASFKQRFPSTPLRLYVEALGAVAQMVIEGRCSLGITGTLPYPPPTLTAERLFSERMMTVVAPGSPLSGRTGPVPLKDLMVETQLVLTDRSSLTDGTDYGVQGSNIWRLADLGAKHAFLLAGLGWGHMPRWLVLDDLKEGRLECIELEGPAAGIMPFQAVYRAGQLPGPAGRWLLERFCTELRPSDKTARSNGTDERLPTLNHPIPVER from the coding sequence ATGCTCGATGGCGTTTCCCTCGATCAACTGCGCACTTTCATCGCCGCTGTGGATCACGGCAGCTTCTCGGCCGCCGGACGAGCGCTCGGCCGCGCCCAATCGGTCGTCAGCCAGGCCATCGGCAATCTGGAAGGCCAACTTGGCGTCATGCTGTTTCAGCGCGTCGGCCGTTACCCGCAACTGACCAGCGAGGGCACCCATCTCGTCGCCGACGCGCGCCGCATCGTGACCGGCGCGGATGGACTAAAGGCTAAGGCGCGCAGCTTCGTTTCCGGACTGGAGCCTGAACTCTCGATCGTGGTGGACGTGATGTTCCCCCAAGCCTGCCTGACGCATGCCCTGGCGAGCTTCAAGCAGCGCTTTCCGTCCACCCCGCTGCGTCTCTACGTCGAAGCGCTGGGCGCGGTGGCGCAGATGGTCATCGAGGGACGATGCAGCCTCGGAATTACCGGCACATTGCCTTATCCGCCGCCAACATTGACGGCCGAGCGGCTGTTCAGCGAGCGGATGATGACGGTCGTCGCGCCCGGCTCGCCCCTCTCAGGCAGAACCGGGCCGGTGCCCTTGAAGGACCTGATGGTCGAGACCCAGCTCGTGCTCACCGATCGCTCGTCCCTGACGGACGGCACCGATTACGGTGTGCAGGGCAGCAACATCTGGCGGCTGGCCGATCTTGGTGCCAAGCACGCCTTCCTTCTTGCCGGCCTTGGCTGGGGACACATGCCCCGCTGGCTCGTCCTCGACGATTTGAAAGAAGGCCGACTGGAATGTATCGAACTTGAAGGCCCCGCCGCCGGGATCATGCCGTTCCAGGCGGTCTACCGGGCCGGACAGTTGCCCGGGCCCGCAGGCCGTTGGCTGCTCGAACGGTTTTGCACAGAACTGCGGCCGTCTGACAAGACGGCCAGGTCAAACGGCACAGATGAGCGGCTTCCAACCCTCAACCATCCGATACCCGTTGAAAGATGA
- a CDS encoding SDR family NAD(P)-dependent oxidoreductase yields MSTHEGKVAIVTGGRQGIGRGVADLLAQRGAKVAIVNRTDAADAAKAIGHGAIAIAADVTSEADWAKVASTVDAAFGHVDILVHAAGAYPMASLAEMTPETWRSVMALNLDSHLLGARAIVPLMKKAGGGSIVAIGSDAVGMVTPPGFGFSHYITSKMGVVGLVRALASELAPDNIIVNAVHPGITDTEGASGMPNEQKAQVYMQQAIKRLGTPADIAGPVAFLTSDDARFVTGQTLVVDGGWLRL; encoded by the coding sequence ATGAGCACGCATGAAGGAAAGGTAGCGATTGTCACCGGCGGTCGGCAGGGCATCGGTAGGGGCGTGGCGGACCTGCTCGCTCAACGGGGCGCCAAGGTGGCCATTGTGAATCGCACGGATGCGGCGGATGCGGCGAAAGCGATCGGTCATGGCGCGATCGCGATCGCCGCCGACGTCACCAGCGAAGCTGACTGGGCCAAAGTCGCAAGCACGGTGGACGCCGCCTTCGGCCACGTCGACATCCTCGTTCACGCCGCCGGCGCCTATCCGATGGCCTCGCTGGCCGAAATGACGCCTGAGACATGGCGCAGCGTGATGGCGCTGAACCTCGACTCCCACCTGCTCGGAGCGCGCGCGATCGTGCCGTTGATGAAGAAGGCCGGTGGCGGATCGATCGTGGCGATCGGCTCCGACGCTGTCGGTATGGTGACGCCGCCGGGCTTCGGCTTCTCGCACTACATCACCTCGAAGATGGGGGTGGTCGGTCTCGTCCGCGCGCTCGCGAGTGAACTTGCACCTGACAACATCATCGTCAACGCCGTCCATCCCGGTATTACCGATACCGAGGGCGCGAGCGGCATGCCGAACGAACAAAAAGCACAGGTTTACATGCAGCAGGCGATCAAGCGGCTCGGCACGCCCGCCGACATCGCCGGACCGGTTGCCTTCCTCACCAGCGACGATGCCCGCTTCGTCACCGGCCAGACGCTGGTCGTCGACGGCGGCTGGCTGCGGCTTTGA
- a CDS encoding NADH:flavin oxidoreductase encodes MTATDVLFRPFRIGAVELANRIVMAPMTRSFAVDGIPGAAHAAYYRRRAEGGVGLILSEGTVIDRPASRNDPGVPFFHGDAALAGWKGVIDAVHDGGAKMGPQLWHTGALKSFLTEWVPDAPVESPSGLEAPGVERGVAMSDGDIADTIAAFARAASDAKRLGFDTIELHGAHGYLFDQFFWAATNRRTDRYGGATIGERSRFAAEVVAAVRASVGPYFPIILRLSQWKVQDFATRLAETPDLMADWLIPLVEAGVDVLHCSQRRFWEPEFPDIDGEQGLNFAGWAKKLTGAATISVGSVGLTGDFMSAFGGEGSSTAKLDKLVERMERDEFDLIAVGRALIADPAWVQKVRTGNSSALKNFDAAALAELV; translated from the coding sequence ATGACCGCTACCGACGTCCTGTTTCGCCCGTTCCGTATTGGCGCCGTGGAGCTGGCGAACCGCATTGTCATGGCGCCCATGACCCGCAGCTTCGCAGTGGATGGGATCCCTGGCGCGGCGCATGCGGCTTACTATCGCCGTCGGGCGGAGGGCGGGGTGGGCCTTATCCTCTCCGAAGGCACAGTGATCGATCGGCCAGCGTCGCGGAACGATCCGGGCGTCCCGTTCTTCCACGGCGACGCAGCACTGGCGGGTTGGAAGGGCGTGATCGATGCGGTTCACGATGGCGGTGCCAAGATGGGCCCGCAGCTTTGGCACACGGGAGCGCTCAAGAGCTTCCTGACGGAGTGGGTGCCTGACGCGCCCGTCGAAAGCCCATCTGGATTGGAGGCGCCGGGCGTCGAGCGCGGTGTCGCCATGAGCGATGGCGACATTGCCGACACGATCGCCGCCTTTGCTCGCGCCGCCAGCGACGCAAAGCGTCTTGGCTTCGACACCATCGAACTGCACGGGGCGCACGGCTACCTGTTTGACCAGTTCTTCTGGGCCGCCACCAACCGTCGGACCGACCGTTACGGCGGCGCCACGATCGGCGAACGCTCGCGCTTTGCCGCAGAGGTCGTTGCGGCGGTCCGGGCGAGCGTCGGCCCCTATTTCCCGATCATCCTGCGTCTCAGCCAGTGGAAAGTGCAGGACTTCGCCACGCGGCTAGCGGAGACGCCCGATCTCATGGCCGACTGGCTGATTCCCCTGGTAGAGGCCGGCGTTGACGTGCTGCACTGCTCGCAGCGCCGATTCTGGGAGCCCGAGTTCCCGGACATCGATGGCGAGCAGGGCCTGAATTTCGCCGGCTGGGCCAAGAAGCTGACCGGCGCGGCTACGATCAGCGTCGGCTCCGTCGGCCTTACGGGAGACTTCATGAGCGCGTTCGGCGGCGAGGGCTCGTCGACGGCCAAACTCGACAAACTCGTGGAGCGGATGGAGCGCGACGAGTTCGACCTGATCGCCGTCGGCCGCGCCCTGATCGCCGATCCGGCATGGGTACAGAAGGTACGGACCGGCAATAGCAGCGCCTTGAAGAACTTCGACGCAGCCGCGCTCGCCGAACTGGTGTAG
- a CDS encoding winged helix-turn-helix transcriptional regulator, which translates to MAKDVLELPLDVAATRPILEHIANKWTVLILSVLCTRPARFNDLKRRLDGITHKALSEALKRLERNGLISRRVLPTQPVGVEYTITDLGCSLREPFAALYNWSLANGGALERAQCAYDTSRRNGGLKEEI; encoded by the coding sequence ATGGCTAAAGACGTGCTCGAACTGCCGCTTGACGTCGCCGCGACACGACCCATCCTCGAACATATCGCCAACAAGTGGACGGTGCTGATCCTGAGCGTCCTCTGCACGCGGCCAGCGCGGTTCAACGACCTCAAGCGCCGCCTCGATGGCATCACCCACAAGGCTTTGTCTGAGGCATTGAAGCGTCTGGAGCGCAACGGCCTTATCAGTCGCAGAGTCCTGCCGACGCAGCCGGTCGGCGTCGAGTACACCATTACCGATCTTGGCTGCTCGCTACGCGAACCCTTTGCTGCCCTTTACAACTGGTCGCTCGCCAACGGCGGCGCGCTGGAAAGAGCGCAATGTGCCTATGACACATCAAGACGGAACGGAGGGTTGAAGGAGGAGATCTAG
- a CDS encoding NAD-dependent epimerase/dehydratase family protein, with product MFKEILNMTHILVLGATGFVGGAIVRHLVRCGHRISGLARNDVKAVQLVDAGIDPVYGDIETDLSSVLAAARAADAVIYAAQIAPLAEQQAIVDLLEALTDTGKSFLFLSGSGVLCQRTNGAWSADSFAEDDAFVPEPLAAARIQTEQSVRAAARRGVRAMVVRPPLIWGPGDHGHVSMVYRSVSVTGAACYVGNGLATYGNVHVDDIADLFARALQSGEAGALYHAVAGEIPNRWIAEAVARDLGVPARSISMTEAAEIWGEFGALIMSVSSRVRDAASRAALDWSPHHIDMLSEIGEPRLRALASSQTK from the coding sequence ATGTTCAAGGAGATCTTGAACATGACCCATATTCTCGTACTAGGAGCGACTGGTTTCGTCGGCGGCGCCATCGTCCGTCACCTTGTTCGATGTGGCCATCGCATTAGCGGGCTGGCGCGCAACGACGTCAAAGCGGTACAACTCGTCGATGCAGGTATTGATCCTGTCTATGGCGATATCGAAACGGACCTTTCTTCAGTTCTTGCGGCCGCCCGCGCAGCAGATGCCGTCATCTATGCAGCGCAGATCGCGCCGCTAGCCGAACAGCAAGCGATCGTTGATCTGCTGGAAGCGCTGACCGACACCGGAAAGAGTTTTCTCTTCCTATCGGGATCGGGCGTCCTGTGCCAACGCACCAACGGGGCCTGGAGCGCGGACAGCTTTGCCGAAGACGACGCATTCGTGCCCGAGCCCCTCGCCGCGGCGCGGATCCAAACCGAGCAGAGCGTGCGTGCCGCCGCGCGGCGAGGTGTGCGGGCGATGGTCGTGCGTCCGCCCCTTATCTGGGGGCCTGGCGATCATGGACATGTGTCGATGGTGTATCGGTCGGTTTCCGTCACTGGGGCCGCCTGCTATGTAGGTAACGGCCTGGCGACCTACGGAAATGTTCACGTCGACGACATCGCGGACCTTTTTGCCAGAGCGCTGCAATCGGGTGAGGCGGGCGCGCTTTACCACGCCGTCGCCGGAGAAATCCCCAACCGGTGGATCGCCGAAGCCGTCGCCCGCGATCTGGGCGTTCCCGCCCGCAGTATCAGCATGACCGAGGCAGCCGAGATCTGGGGTGAATTCGGCGCGCTGATCATGAGCGTGTCGAGCCGCGTGCGCGATGCAGCAAGCCGCGCGGCCCTCGACTGGTCTCCGCACCATATCGACATGCTGTCGGAAATCGGCGAGCCGCGACTGCGCGCGCTCGCTTCCTCCCAAACCAAGTAA
- the rsgA gene encoding ribosome small subunit-dependent GTPase A gives MSAAPIDFRALQAIGWPWPGPPEEPAWDALCAAHPQARPARVVEQHRTGYVVADAVDAGFKVESLPEWQRPPGFKKGHTPSHERAAVGDWVLLEGMRIVALLPRRTAIKRGAAGEHYHQQVIAANIDTVFIVCGLDADFNPRRIERYLLLVGGGGAEPVVILTKADLTEYADDALAVLEELATQSIPLLTVNAKDAGSVAALRPWLGAGRTAVLVGSSGAGKSTLTNTLLGVQKMRTAAVRENDSRGRHTTTHRALLPLPCGACLIDTPGMRELKPTGEEDLAEGGFADIEALAAQCRFNDCAHQAEPGCAVQAAIARGEIDAARLANYLKLRDEVAGAAGKLAQRQAQHVAAGKSGRPAAGKPAGKRPPPRHQHR, from the coding sequence ATGAGCGCCGCCCCAATCGACTTCCGTGCACTTCAGGCCATCGGTTGGCCCTGGCCGGGCCCTCCCGAGGAACCCGCCTGGGATGCGCTGTGCGCCGCGCATCCGCAGGCCCGGCCGGCGCGGGTGGTGGAACAGCATCGCACCGGCTATGTGGTGGCCGATGCGGTGGATGCCGGCTTCAAGGTCGAGTCGCTGCCGGAATGGCAGCGGCCGCCCGGCTTCAAGAAAGGCCATACGCCCAGCCACGAGCGCGCGGCCGTCGGCGACTGGGTGCTGCTGGAGGGCATGCGCATCGTGGCGCTGCTGCCGCGGCGCACCGCGATCAAGCGCGGCGCGGCCGGCGAGCATTACCACCAGCAGGTGATCGCGGCCAACATCGATACGGTGTTCATCGTGTGCGGCCTGGATGCGGACTTCAATCCGCGGCGCATCGAGCGCTACCTGCTGCTGGTCGGCGGCGGTGGCGCCGAGCCGGTGGTAATCCTGACCAAGGCCGATCTGACCGAGTACGCGGACGATGCGCTGGCGGTGCTGGAGGAATTGGCCACGCAGTCCATTCCGCTGTTGACCGTCAACGCCAAGGACGCCGGCAGCGTGGCGGCGCTGCGGCCGTGGCTGGGAGCCGGGCGCACGGCGGTACTGGTCGGGTCGTCCGGCGCCGGCAAGTCCACCCTCACCAATACCTTGCTGGGGGTGCAGAAGATGCGCACCGCGGCGGTGCGCGAGAACGACTCGCGCGGCCGCCACACCACCACGCACCGGGCGCTGCTGCCGCTGCCGTGCGGCGCCTGCCTGATCGACACGCCGGGGATGCGCGAACTCAAGCCCACCGGCGAGGAGGATCTGGCCGAAGGCGGCTTCGCCGACATCGAGGCGCTGGCGGCGCAGTGCCGCTTCAACGATTGCGCGCATCAGGCCGAGCCGGGCTGTGCGGTGCAGGCGGCGATCGCGCGTGGCGAGATCGACGCGGCGCGGCTGGCCAACTACCTGAAGCTGCGCGACGAGGTCGCCGGCGCCGCCGGCAAGCTGGCGCAGCGCCAGGCGCAGCACGTGGCCGCCGGCAAATCCGGCAGGCCCGCCGCGGGCAAGCCGGCCGGCAAGCGCCCGCCGCCGCGCCACCAGCACCGCTGA